One genomic segment of Marinitoga piezophila KA3 includes these proteins:
- a CDS encoding TIGR00725 family protein, translating into MLKIGVIGYSGELTEEKIKNLSEITFEIGKMIAKNGWILYSGGRNGIMEIVSKGAKESNGVTVGILPWEIDGNQYIDYHIKTGLDFSMRSFVLVKSVDVIISIGGEIGTAIELLGAYANGKPIILMNNTGGWTDRIKKCLIENTYLDNRKTAKVYSVNTIEELEKLLKKMEVEK; encoded by the coding sequence ATGTTGAAAATTGGAGTGATTGGATATTCGGGAGAATTAACCGAAGAAAAAATTAAAAATCTTTCTGAAATTACCTTTGAAATTGGAAAAATGATTGCAAAAAATGGATGGATATTATATAGCGGTGGAAGAAATGGAATTATGGAAATTGTTTCAAAAGGTGCTAAAGAAAGCAACGGAGTTACTGTGGGAATTCTTCCCTGGGAAATAGATGGAAATCAATATATAGATTACCACATAAAAACCGGCCTGGATTTTTCAATGAGATCATTTGTTCTTGTAAAAAGCGTTGATGTAATTATTAGCATAGGTGGTGAAATTGGTACAGCCATTGAATTATTGGGTGCATATGCAAACGGAAAACCTATTATTTTAATGAATAACACAGGTGGATGGACTGATAGAATAAAAAAATGTTTAATAGAAAATACATATCTTGACAATAGAAAAACAGCAAAAGTTTATTCTGTAAATACCATAGAAGAACTTGAAAAGTTATTGAAAAAAATGGAGGTTGAAAAATGA
- the gltX gene encoding glutamate--tRNA ligase: MIRLRFAPSPTGHLHVGGVRTALFNWLYAKKNNGKFILRIEDTDLERSSKEFENEILDSMKWCGLDWDEGPDKGGDFGPYRQSERLEIYKEHINQLLKEEKAYYAVYKGEEVIHKSYEFPEEYNTKDFSIVVKFKINKEGSVRFNDLLKGEIEFKNEYIDDFIILRSNGIPVYNFTVVIDDHYMEITHVIRGEDHISNTQKQILLYQAFNWNIPEFMHIPLILGNDRKPLSKRHGGTTVDFFRKEGYLKSALMNYLALLGWTIEDEIFNFKDKIDNFVPEKISNKGVIFDYEKLEWICGKHLRLLDIEELYSELKEWLGYINDIEFINMLEKDIDFSKEVIKISREKINTLKQLKDFSYNFFNDNYDYDEKYIQKFLKKEWAPELLKTTITKFEELQEYTIESVEKTIREIADLKITSKKNTFQTIRGAVLGKLVTPGLFESIAVLGKEKTISRLKKTEVFLNEQIQG; encoded by the coding sequence ATGATACGTCTAAGATTTGCTCCAAGCCCTACTGGGCATTTACATGTTGGCGGAGTTAGAACAGCTTTATTTAACTGGTTATATGCAAAAAAAAATAACGGAAAATTTATTCTGCGTATTGAAGATACAGATTTAGAACGTTCAAGTAAAGAATTTGAAAATGAAATACTTGATTCAATGAAATGGTGTGGTCTTGACTGGGATGAGGGACCTGATAAAGGGGGAGATTTTGGTCCTTATAGACAAAGCGAAAGATTGGAAATTTATAAAGAACATATAAATCAATTATTGAAAGAAGAAAAAGCTTATTATGCTGTGTATAAGGGTGAAGAAGTTATACACAAATCATATGAATTTCCTGAAGAATATAATACAAAAGATTTTTCTATTGTTGTAAAATTTAAAATAAATAAAGAAGGTTCTGTAAGATTCAATGACCTTTTAAAAGGAGAAATTGAATTTAAAAATGAATATATTGATGATTTTATAATCCTGAGATCAAATGGAATTCCCGTATATAATTTTACCGTTGTAATTGATGATCATTATATGGAAATTACTCATGTAATTCGTGGTGAAGACCATATTTCAAATACTCAAAAACAGATATTATTATATCAGGCTTTTAACTGGAATATTCCAGAATTTATGCATATCCCTTTAATCCTTGGAAATGACAGAAAACCTTTAAGCAAAAGACATGGAGGCACCACTGTTGACTTTTTTAGAAAAGAAGGTTACTTAAAATCAGCTTTAATGAACTACCTTGCTTTATTGGGCTGGACAATAGAAGATGAAATCTTTAATTTCAAAGATAAAATAGATAATTTTGTTCCGGAAAAAATCTCTAACAAAGGTGTTATATTTGATTATGAAAAACTTGAATGGATTTGTGGAAAACATTTAAGATTATTGGATATAGAAGAATTATATTCTGAACTTAAAGAATGGCTTGGATATATTAATGATATTGAATTTATTAATATGCTGGAAAAAGACATAGATTTTTCAAAAGAAGTAATAAAAATCTCAAGAGAAAAAATTAACACATTAAAACAATTAAAAGATTTTTCATATAACTTTTTCAACGACAATTATGATTATGATGAAAAATACATACAAAAGTTTCTAAAAAAAGAATGGGCACCAGAACTTTTAAAAACAACTATAACAAAATTTGAAGAATTACAAGAATATACAATAGAAAGCGTTGAAAAAACTATAAGAGAAATTGCCGATTTAAAAATCACTTCCAAAAAGAACACATTTCAAACAATTAGAGGGGCTGTATTGGGAAAGTTAGTGACTCCGGGATTATTTGAGTCAATAGCCGTATTGGGAAAAGAAAAAACAATTTCTCGTCTTAAAAAAACAGAGGTGTTTTTAAATGAACAGATTCAAGGATAA
- a CDS encoding OmpH family outer membrane protein, which yields MKKTSKLLVAVALIAAFLFIPKIGISENSRETGKNLKIAFVQMEKVTQSYYKWQDLQEKYKNDLQYYQGKINKLQKEFEDLKNSGATNDELVKKQQELQLRINEYQKAIQDEYTKKTNELLAEVKEKIVKYAKDNGYNLVLYEPSVLYADELVDITPQIIEMLKTAGVN from the coding sequence GTGAAAAAAACTTCAAAACTCTTAGTGGCAGTAGCGCTTATTGCAGCATTTTTATTTATTCCTAAAATTGGAATTTCTGAAAATTCCAGAGAAACAGGGAAAAACTTAAAAATAGCATTTGTACAAATGGAAAAAGTAACTCAGTCCTATTATAAATGGCAGGACTTACAGGAAAAATACAAAAACGACTTACAGTATTATCAGGGAAAAATCAATAAATTACAAAAAGAATTTGAAGACTTAAAAAACTCAGGTGCTACAAATGATGAATTGGTAAAAAAACAACAGGAATTACAGTTAAGAATTAATGAATATCAAAAAGCTATTCAGGATGAATACACAAAGAAGACAAATGAATTATTAGCAGAAGTAAAAGAAAAAATAGTGAAATACGCTAAAGATAATGGTTACAACTTAGTATTATATGAACCATCAGTTTTATATGCTGATGAATTAGTAGATATAACTCCGCAAATTATTGAAATGTTAAAAACAGCGGGTGTAAATTAA
- the lptB gene encoding LPS export ABC transporter ATP-binding protein: protein MEKHTLVCKKIIKKYGRKIVLNGVDFEAGTGEIVGILGPNGAGKSTLFKTILGIVVPKSGEVLLDNIKITHLPVHIRAKNGIAYLPQEPSVFRNLTVWDNMDLIASMLKIENKEKIITDILSEFGILELKNQIADSLSGGEKRRLEFARTLLMKPKFILLDEPFVGIDPITVKDIQKIIKSLSKRGLGVIVTDHNVDEIAEVVDILYVVHKGNVIAHGKPEEVLKDEKVIENYLGW from the coding sequence ATGGAAAAACATACACTTGTTTGCAAAAAAATTATAAAAAAGTATGGAAGAAAAATAGTTTTAAATGGAGTAGATTTTGAAGCCGGCACTGGTGAAATTGTTGGGATCCTTGGTCCCAACGGTGCCGGAAAATCTACTTTATTTAAAACTATTCTTGGTATTGTAGTACCTAAAAGCGGTGAGGTATTATTGGACAATATTAAAATAACTCATTTACCTGTACATATACGTGCAAAGAATGGAATTGCATATCTTCCACAGGAACCTTCTGTTTTTAGAAATTTAACTGTATGGGATAACATGGATTTAATTGCTTCCATGTTAAAAATTGAAAACAAAGAAAAAATCATTACAGATATATTAAGCGAATTTGGAATATTAGAACTTAAAAATCAAATTGCTGACTCCTTATCCGGTGGTGAAAAAAGAAGATTGGAGTTTGCAAGAACATTGCTAATGAAACCTAAATTTATTCTTCTCGATGAACCGTTTGTAGGAATTGATCCTATTACAGTAAAAGATATACAAAAAATCATCAAATCTCTTTCTAAAAGAGGGTTAGGTGTAATTGTTACAGATCACAATGTTGATGAAATTGCTGAAGTTGTTGATATATTATATGTCGTTCATAAAGGTAATGTTATTGCTCATGGAAAACCTGAAGAAGTTTTAAAAGATGAAAAAGTTATTGAAAATTATCTGGGTTGGTGA